A genomic window from Yarrowia lipolytica chromosome 1D, complete sequence includes:
- a CDS encoding uncharacterized protein (Compare to YALI0D02233g, weakly similar to DEHA0A09471g Debaryomyces hansenii IPF 7017.1, similar to Saccharomyces cerevisiae APP1 (YNL094W); ancestral locus Anc_2.193): MFLARSTRLSLASRAPLSRPLLVHQRHFSPTLQNAFLSAKKEVTATTARKPTTVVASPRPKGALRFEHKRSLKPSKNVVTALTPASQPPPAPYIVKKRHSFVYRFFKSIFTRWSKQQRLERRLKREERKKRHKAGQPKGRDIARLLYYYRATRKPYYFKHWLRMSGYNTRKIWQSIKTKSETFVAEKLTQNNEPLDLSETNLAPTITAYPTYSRMLPDGTHEVDIKGTISVPGEWTSRKNRFILNMVRSYLSGNSEEKLERDIAALEEIEKERQGRMSTRGFRNGAQSASTPDLIDLDGSESVSSRSTTSSRASSVRDGYESPSRDSPTAGRRRVPPPPASRIYSSRTTTIASSISLDSTASSQSLPADSSLEDTIMKERFAPFVAQPLVNAVLDVTIIDDNEHATSTTLHSHTSGKFGTALRLDFKPTIMKIHVRNTPYSVQQDLIDVSYEGVSLISDIDDTIKHTGVTGDKKAMIKNVFVKDLDGLSIPGVVEWYNKLSGLGVQTHYVSNSPWQLYPVIKEYLHMHGFPRGSIHLKDYAGVLSQLFEAPAERKKFNLEQILRDFPQRRFILVGDSGEGDLEAYVELAKVYPQQILGIYIRDITSDRELDYDFLRVEIAALKKEADERERPMKVARKPVQPVNLMDSPIGKKVPPPVPRKPVGLAGKKTDENVDREHTGKPDSAASNAAIAATAAYGAPPLPPRRKIQPETMRSISDQVTSGSMNVAASQETDETPRLYSDNDRQFKWKERVRRARRELPANVRLRLWKEPPKVEGETLELAKTVEKEPIKELL, translated from the coding sequence ATGTTTTTGGCGCGATCCACGCGGCTGTCTCTCGCGTCACGTGCCCCGCTCAGTCGCCCGTTACTCGTCCACCAAAGACACTTTTCGCCGACCCTCCAGAACGCCTTTTTATCGGCTAAAAAAGAAGTTACTGCCACCACCGCACGCAAGCCCACCACAGTAGTCGCGTCCCCCAGACCCAAAGGAGCGCTCCGGTTCGAACACAAACGGAGCTTGAAGCCGTCGAAAAACGTCGTCACTGCTCTAACACCAGCCTCTCAGCCCCCTCCGGCCCCCTACATTGTCAAGAAACGCCACTCGTTTGTCTACCGGTTTTTCAAGTCCATCTTCACCCGCTGGAGCAAACAGCAGCGGTTGGAACGGCGCCTGAAACGCGAAGAGCGCAAGAAACGACACAAGGCCGGTCAGCCCAAGGGACGAGACATTGCCCGATTGCTGTACTACTACAGAGCGACCCGAAAACCATACTACTTCAAGCACTGGCTGAGAATGAGTGGATACAACACGCGCAAAATCTGGCAGTccatcaagaccaagtCAGAAACGTTTGTGGCTGAGAAATTGACCCAGAACAACGAGCCGTTGGATCTGTCGGAGACGAACCTGGCACCCACAATCACAGCTTACCCCACCTACTCTCGAATGCTTCCTGATGGAACCCATGAGGTGGATATTAAGGGAACCATCTCTGTGCCTGGAGAATGGACGTCGCGAAAGAACCGGTTTATTCTGAACATGGTCAGATCGTATCTCAGTGGCAACTCCGAGGAAAAACTGGAACGAGATATTGCCGCATTGGAAGAAattgagaaggagagacAGGGCCGAATGAGTACTAGGGGGTTCAGAAATGGAGCACAGAGTGCCAGTACCCCGGATTTGATTGATTTGGACGGATCTGAGTCGGTTTCGTCTAGATCGACTACTTCTTCACGTGCTTCATCCGTGAGGGATGGATATGAATCTCCCTCGCGTGATTCCCCTACTGCCGGTAGAAGACGAGTCCCCCCTCCCCCTGCTAGTCGCATCTATTCCAGCAGAACAACCACTATTGCCAGCAGCATCTCGCTGGACTCCACTGCCAGTTCTCAATCACTCCCCGCTGACTCTTCCCTGGAAGACACAATCATGAAGGAGCGGTTTGCGCCATTTGTGGCTCAGCCGCTCGTCAACGCCGTCCTCGATGTCACCATTATAGACGACAATGAGCACGCCACGTCGACGACTCTGCATTCCCACACTTCGGGTAAGTTTGGAACTGCTTTGCGGCTCGATTTCAAGCCAACAATCATGAAAATCCATGTCAGAAACACACCCTATTCGGTCCAGCAGGATCTCATCGATGTGTCATATGAGGGAGTGTCTCTGATTTCCGATATTGATGACACCATCAAACACACTGGAGTGACTGGAGACAAAAAGGCCATGATCAAGAACGTGTTTGTGAAGGATCTGGACGGCCTGAGTATCCCTGgagtggtggagtggtACAACAAGTTGTCAGGACTGGGTGTTCAGACCCATTACGTCTCGAATTCACCCTGGCAGCTGTACCCGGTCATCAAGGAGTATTTGCACATGCACGGCTTCCCTAGAGGATCCATTCATCTGAAAGACTACGCTGGAGTCTTGTCTCAGCTTTTTGAAGCCCCTGCTGAACGAAAGAAGTTTAATTTGGAGCAGATTCTGCGAGACTTCCCCCAGCGACGCTTCATTCTCGTTGGAGACTCCGGAGAGGGTGATCTGGAGGCCTACGTGGAACTTGCCAAGGTCTATCCCCAACAGATTCTCGGCATCTATATTCGAGACATTACGTCTGACCGAGAACTGGACTACGACTTTCTTAGAGTCGAAattgctgctctcaaaaAGGAGGCTGATGAACGAGAACGACCAATGAAAGTGGCGCGCAAGCCTGTTCAGCCTGTAAACCTCATGGACTCTCCTATCGGCAAGAAAgtgcctcctcctgttcctAGAAAGCCCGTTGGTCTTGCTGGAAAGAAGACCGATGAGAACGTCGACCGAGAACACACTGGAAAACCGGACTCCGCTGCGTCCAATGCTGCCATCGCTGCTACAGCGGCCTATGGAGCCCCCCCTCTGCCTCCGAGACGCAAGATTCAGCCTGAGACTATGAGAAGCATTTCTGATCAGGTCACCAGTGGATCTATGAACGTGGCAGCATCTCAGGAGACGGATGAGACACCTAGACTGTACTCTGACAATGATCGGCAGTTCAAGTGGAAGGAGCGGGTGAGACGAGCGCGAAGGGAGTTACCTGCTAATGTCAGATTGAGACTATGGAAGGAGCCTCCAAAGGTCGAAGGGGAGACACTGGAGCTGGCAAAGACGGTGGAAAAGGAACCTATTAAGGAGCTGTTATAG
- a CDS encoding uncharacterized protein (Compare to YALI0D02255g, no similarity) — MGIRLRKKNLAALLVAASFMLVITWLFLATSWHALRHDPAAALMHSFGSKIRPLRYIVLGDSWSDDGSRHVFRTNEGAMDDTKPAVNDDQRYWVQKSPQGGPKKVAMSCRGLGGRCSDGILWSEYVCDSLVSCKHHDNFAYNGAKLTNDIMPGPIPDLKSQIDELLLWESKLDEGHELNVANLTAQRSENLPASGLTSGNVITVWFGINDIKKLLLTAATEEGDHKTVKQTVAILFKQLERLQSAYKNANIILMNSVDITFTPWFSYQFGINSKRGAAALAELRAARIAEKAALHEKNRSSKNYKRDEAETLRDAAENTHSDKDALRDAEEAQNELYESDEDDVEPTPTPTPTPTPKPKKAKKKGKKKTKKPTKGKEALMNAQKQAGDEKAEKQSAEKDLEVLRKADKKGAKTFKDKNFEEEAIAEELEPVSESELSDEIGSETEAQKALKAVQQFDALERERVKQMVASWNQELAERARTFNKDHNREILHVFDAQQFVMKNAKYYLVHDIESECIERINHSTEHCSKTKKGLMYWDPLHMRSIRHRELAVEVLSTFYERAKILDLSKLGLSLKNIDVSKLDVTKLKDLDLTRLRDYSGFTSFKNYVTKNWQSVPSFSKLKGYVIPE; from the coding sequence atGGGAATCCGACTGCGTAAAAAGAACCTGGCTGCGCTGCTGGTCGCGGCCTCGTTCATGCTGGTCATCACATGGCTGTTTCTAGCCACGTCCTGGCACGCTCTACGACACGATCCAGCGGCTGCTCTGATGCATTCCTTCGGGTCCAAGATCAGACCTCTACGATACATTGTTCTGGGCGACTCGTGGTCAGATGATGGTTCTCGCCACGTGTTCCGAACAAACGAGGGAGCCATGGACGACACAAAGCCTGCTGTCAACGACGATCAGCGGTACTGGGTGCAAAAGTCGCCTCAGGGAGGACCCAAGAAGGTGGCCATGAGCTGCCGAGGACTGGGAGGGCGATGTTCGGATGGTATTCTGTGGTCCGAGTACGTTTGTGACTCGTTGGTGAGCTGCAAGCACCACGATAACTTTGCTTACAATGGAGCCAAGCTTACTAACGATATCATGCCTGGTCCGATTCCCGATCTCAAGTCTCAGATTGACGAATTGCTGTTGTGGGAGTCCAAGCTCGATGAAGGACACGAATTGAACGTTGCCAACCTGACTGCTCAGAGATCGGAGAACCTGCCGGCCTCTGGTCTCACTTCTGGTAATGTCATCACTGTCTGGTTTGGAATCAACGACATCAAGAAATTGCTTCTGACTGCCGCCACAGAAGAGGGGGACCACAAGACCGTCAAGCAGACCGTGGCGATCCTGTTTAAGCAACTTGAACGACTTCAAAGTGCCTACAAAAACGCCAACATCATTCTCATGAACTCCGTCGACATCACTTTCACCCCTTGGTTCTCGTACCAGTTTGGAATCAACTCCAAGCGGGGCGCAGCTGCTTTGGCTGAGCTTCGAGCCGCTCGAATCGCTGAAAAGGCAGCCCTTCATGAAAAGAACAGATCCTCCAAGAACTACAAGAGAGACGAGGCGGAGACTCTCAGAGACGCAGCTGAAAATACCCATTCCGATAAGGATGCTCTCAGGgacgccgaggaggccCAGAATGAGCTCTACGAGTCcgatgaagatgatgtCGAGCCCACTCCTACTCCTACCCCCACTCCCACCCCaaagcccaagaaggcgaaaaagaagggcaagaagaagaccaagaagcccaccaagggcaaggaggCGCTTATGAACGCGCAGAAACAGGCTGGCGACGAAAAGGCCGAGAAGCAGAGCGCTGagaaggatctggaggtCCTTCGAAAGGCCGATAAGAAGGGGGCCAAGACtttcaaggacaagaactttgaggaggaggccattgctgaggagctggagccgGTGAGTGAGTCTGAACTCTCCGACGAGATCGGCTCCGAAACTGAAGCACAAAAGGCCCTCAAGGCTGTTCAGCAGTTTGATGCTCTGGAGAGAGAACGAGTCAAGCAAATGGTTGCTTCTTGGAACCAAGAGCTTGCCGAGCGTGCTCGAACGTTCAACAAGGACCACAACCGTGAGATTTTGCACGTGTTTGATGCTCAGCAGTTCGTCATGAAGAATGCCAAGTACTACCTGGTCCATGATATTGAGAGTGAGTGCATCGAGCGAATCAACCACTCCACCGAGCACTGttccaagaccaagaagggaCTCATGTACTGGGATCCTCTTCATATGCGGTCCATTCGACACAGAGAGCTGGCTGTTGAGGTCTTGTCCACTTTCTACGAGCGTGCCAAGATCCTGGATCTTTCGAAACTCGGTCTGAgtctcaagaacattgaTGTTAGTAAACTGGATGTTACCAAGCTGAAGGATCTGGATCTGACACGATTGAGAGACTACTCTGGTTTCACTAGTTTCAAGAACTACGTGACCAAGAACTGGCAAAGTGTTCCTAGTTTTTCGAAGTTGAAGGGTTATGTTATTCCCGAATAA
- a CDS encoding uncharacterized protein (Compare to YALI0D02189g, weakly similar to uniprot|Q05518 Saccharomyces cerevisiae YDR348c), producing MTIDKEIKSRYQDSREQFFDSSSGFNNNNQSILDGTSFQNPNNDTDQHSRAIQQQTRDIQQQVQQQTRDLRQQIQQQAQNIQMQAQQQARNAILPVLGYGMPQGFVINPLQVQPGYSSTQGHGYEGMDVFEQGSSQRQVVDHIPDMRSSSPFRANVSHPSQDHVTDSVRSQQQSQSESELDLPPTYEQSQSTSHELLN from the coding sequence ATGACCATtgacaaggagatcaagtcGCGATACCAGGACTCCCGCGAGCAGTTTTTCGACTCTTCATCAGGTTTCAACAATAACAATCAATCAATATTAGATGGCACGAGTTTTCAGAACCCGAACAATGACACCGACCAGCATTCACGTGCTATTCAACAACAGACACGTGATATCCAACAGCAGGTCCAGCAACAGACTCGTGATCTCAGGCAacagatccagcagcaggcccaGAACATCCAGATGcaggcccagcagcaagCCCGGAACGCCATCCTGCCTGTCCTGGGCTATGGTATGCCACAGGGATTTGTAATTAACCCCTTGCAGGTCCAACCTGGCTATAGCAGCACTCAGGGTCACGGGTACGAAGGTATGGACGTTTTTGAACAAGGCTCCAGTCAGAGACAAGTTGTAGATCACATTCCCGACATGAGATCTTCCTCCCCTTTCCGTGCGAATGTCTCACACCCATCCCAGGATCATGTGACTGACTCAGTTCGATCTCAGCAACAATCTCAGTCGGAATCTGAGCTTGATCTTCCTCCCACATACGAACAGTCGCAGTCCACTTCAcacgagctgctcaattGA